The following proteins are co-located in the Hemicordylus capensis ecotype Gifberg chromosome 11, rHemCap1.1.pri, whole genome shotgun sequence genome:
- the CUL4B gene encoding cullin-4B isoform X2, with protein sequence MAEGGEAEGAKLHYLYRDMGLELFRTHIISDQKVQNKTIDGILLLIERERNGEAIDRSLLRSLLSMLSDLQIYQDSFEHRFLEETNRLYAAEGQRLMQEREVPEYLHHVNKRLEEEADRIITYLDQSTQKPLIATVEKQLLGEHLTAILQKGLNHLLDENRIQDLSLLYQLFSRVKNGVQALLQQWIEYIKAFGSTIVINPEKDKTMVQELLDFKDKVDHIIDICFLKNEKFVNAMKEAFETFINKRPNKPAELIAKYVDSKLRAGNKEATDEELEKMLDKIMIIFRFIYGKDVFEAFYKKDLAKRLLVGKSASVDAEKSMLSKLKHECGAAFTSKLEGMFKDMELSKDIMIQFKQYMQNQNVPGNIELTVNILTMGYWPTYVPMEVHLPSEMVKLQEIFKTFYLGKHSGRKLQWQSTLGHCVLKAEFKEGKKELQVSLFQTLVLLMFNEGEEFSLEEIKQATGIEDGELRRTLQSLACGKARVLTKSPKGKDVEDGDKFTCNDDFRHKLFRIKINQIQMKETVEEQASTTERVFQDRQYQIDAAIVRIMKMRKTLSHNLLVSEVYNQLKFPVKPADLKKRIESLIDRDYMERDKENPNQYNYIA encoded by the exons ATGGCCGAGGGCGGTGAGGCTGAAGGAGCAAAACTCCACTACCTCTACAG ggATATGGGACTAGAACTGTTTAGGACTCACATAATTAGTGATCAGAAAGTCCAGAACAAGACCATTGATGGCATTCTTTTgttgattgagagagagagaaacggcGAGGCCATTGACAGGAGTTTGCTCCGCAGCCTTCTAAGCATGCTTTCGGATTTGCAG atctaTCAGGATTCTTTTGAGCACAGATTCTTGGAAGAGACTAATCGTCTGTATGCAGCAGAAGGACAGAGGCttatgcaagagagagag GTTCCAGAATATCTTCATCATGTCAACAAACgcttggaggaagaagctgaCAGGATTATCACCTACTTGGATCAAAGCACCCA GAAACCACTAATTGCTACTGTAGAAAAACAGCTGCTAGGTGAACATTTAACAGCCATTCTACAGAAAG GTCTAAACCATCTCCTGGATGAAAACCGAATTCAGGACTTGTCTCTGCTGTATCAGTTGTTCAGTAGGGTGAAGAATGGAGTGCAGGCCCTACTGCAGCAGTGGATTGAATATATAAAG GCATTTGGTAGCACCATTGTCATTAACCCAGAAAAAGACAAAACCATGGTCCAAGAGCTGCTAGACTTCAAGGATAAAGTTGATCATATAATTGACATTTGCTTTCTGAAGAACGAGAAGTTTGTCAATGCCATGAAGGAAGCCTTTGAAACTTTCATCAACAAAAGACCAAATAAGCCTGCTGAGCTCATAG CTAAATATGTCGATTCAAAGCTCCGTGCAGGCAACAAAGAGGCTACTGATGAAGAGCTTGAAAAGATGCTGGATAAAATTATGATCATATTTAGGTTTATCTACG GAAAGGATGTTTTTGAAGCCTTCTACAAAAAAGATCTAGCAAAGCGGCTATTAGTGGGCAAAAGTGCTTCAGTAGATGCTGAGAAATCCATGCTTTCCAAACTCAAACAtg AATGTGGTGCTGCTTTCACCAGCAAACTTGAAGGAATGTTTAAAGACATGGAACTTTCTAAAGACATCATGATACAATTTAAACAG TATATGCAAAATCAGAATGTACCTGGTAACATTGAACTCACCGTCAATATCTTGACTATGGGCTACTGGCCAACCTACGTGCCTATGGAGGTTCACCTGCCATCAGAG ATGGTAAAACTGCAGGAGATATTTAAGACGTTTTACCTAGGAAAACACAGTGGCAGGAAACTTCAGTGGCAATCAACATTAGGGCACTGTGTACTCAAAGCAGAATTTAAAGAg GGCAAGAAAGAGCTGCAGGTCTCTCTGTTCCAGACTCTGGTGCTGCTCATGTTTAATGAAGGCGAAGAATTCAGTTTGGAGGAGATAAAACAAGCGACTGGAATAG AGGATGGAGAGCTCCGGCGAACCCTCCAGTCACTAGCCTGTGGCAAGGCAAGAGTGCTAACGAAAAGCCCCAAGGGCAAGGATGTAGAAGACGGGGACAAATTTACTTGCAACGACGACTTCAGGCATAAGCTATTCAGGATAAAAATCAATCAGATCCAGATGAAAGAAACG GTGGAGGAGCAAGCAAGCACTACAGAGAGGGTCTTCCAGGATCGGCAATACCAAATCGATGCTGCAATTGTGAGAATTATGAAGATGCGCAAGACGCTTAGCCACAATCTGCTGGTGTCAGAAGTGTACAACCAGCTGAAATTCCCAGTAAAG CCTGCTGACCTTAAGAAGAGAATAGAATCATTAATTGACAGAGACTACATGGAAAGAGACAAGGAGAACCCCAACCAGTACAACTACATTGCATAA